The Fulvivirga ligni genome window below encodes:
- a CDS encoding universal stress protein, with the protein MKRILVPIDFSEQAKYALNFAAELASSDKEINITVFHAVEQPLEGYLDPTGIAVSLGMDADLLRILKQNAVNSMDVFFSELNLDERNFDKKIEVGTPHEAIQEEIASVGYDLVIMGTTGASGFKEIFIGSNAEKVVRDAHCPVITLSSPASIKSIKNIVFASATLTDISEELITEIKILQDLLHAKLHIVRINTPNNFERDEVVFKSLRFIAERYMLKDYTLNVYNDSYEEQGIISFANEIDAGMIALGTHGRKGLSHLLSGSLAEDIVNHAFCPIWTFHISKHEIA; encoded by the coding sequence ATGAAACGGATATTAGTACCTATCGATTTTTCAGAGCAAGCTAAATATGCTTTGAACTTTGCCGCCGAACTTGCTTCGTCTGATAAAGAAATCAACATAACTGTTTTTCATGCTGTGGAGCAGCCTTTAGAAGGCTATCTGGATCCTACAGGAATAGCAGTGAGCTTAGGGATGGATGCAGATTTACTGCGCATTCTAAAGCAAAATGCTGTAAACAGTATGGATGTGTTCTTTAGCGAACTAAATCTCGATGAGAGAAATTTCGATAAAAAGATAGAAGTAGGTACTCCTCATGAAGCAATACAAGAGGAAATAGCCTCAGTAGGTTATGACCTGGTGATTATGGGAACTACAGGAGCGAGTGGTTTTAAGGAGATATTTATAGGTTCTAATGCGGAGAAGGTGGTCAGAGATGCTCATTGTCCAGTGATTACGCTTTCCAGCCCGGCTAGCATTAAGTCTATCAAGAATATTGTCTTTGCCAGTGCTACACTTACTGATATATCTGAGGAGCTGATCACTGAAATAAAGATTCTTCAGGATCTATTACATGCCAAATTACATATTGTAAGAATTAATACGCCCAACAACTTTGAGCGCGATGAGGTTGTGTTTAAATCTCTCAGGTTCATCGCTGAAAGGTATATGTTGAAAGATTACACGCTAAACGTATATAACGATTCTTACGAGGAACAAGGCATAATTTCCTTTGCCAATGAAATAGATGCCGGCATGATTGCGCTGGGAACGCACGGTAGGAAAGGATTATCTCACTTACTTTCAGGTAGCTTGGCCGAAGATATAGTGAATCATGCCTTTTGCCCTATCTGGACGTTCCACATTTCTAAACATGAGATTGCATGA
- a CDS encoding heavy metal translocating P-type ATPase, with protein MMQIREVASEVKCYHCDDLCRDEPILFDNKNFCCTGCKTIYELFQDDELKDLYEVRNKSNPHLDGKFDFLKSEKIANDLHSFLSDNHNVISLSLPDIHCSACVYILENLNDFNSGVIQTKVNFARRSAQVHYNPQQITLTDLAALLSSIGYPPAFHADTKEKPTKKRNHRLSIQIGVAAFCFGNIMLLSFPEYLGIKEGMSHSFDRFFNYLNLALVLPSVFYAGRGYFISAYKGFTQGFINIDVPIALGMLILFVRSSYEIISATGAGYMDSLAGLIFFLLIGKWFQSRTYENLSFDRDYKSYFPLAVLQIIDNEEVATPIQQLKKGDHILIRNQEIVPADAILLSDEANIDYSFVTGEERTTRVKKGAQIFAGGRQVGAKIQLSITKATSQSYLTSLWNNDTFKQEKTSLSLEDKISKYFTGIILLITIVAAVYWYFYNPTMIWLVTTSVLIVACPCALALSAPFTHGNTLRILGRNKFYLKSADVAERLTEVNTIVFDKTGTITTADNGEANQWIDNISEFDQRILKSMTANSTHPLSQKIHLLLGKVIEVELQNFQELVGKGIEADYQGKRYSLGSALWTLGHQAEEGQAFFTVDGHLISSFQMHNSYRSGLQSMMQGLSSQYDLQLLSGDNAAEEGTLKKMIPELSQMIFGQKPNDKLAHVKSIQQSDSKVLMLGDGLNDAGALSQSDVGIAVAEDVSSFSPACDAIIEGSIFTKLGDFLRYLRGARHIIIASFVISFLYNIVGLSFAVTGHLTPVFAAVLMPLSSITVVVFTTLAGNLWAEKLNL; from the coding sequence ATGATGCAGATCAGGGAGGTGGCCAGTGAGGTGAAATGCTATCACTGCGATGATTTGTGTAGAGATGAGCCTATTTTATTTGATAATAAGAACTTCTGCTGCACTGGATGTAAAACTATATATGAGCTTTTTCAAGATGATGAACTTAAGGATCTTTATGAAGTAAGGAACAAATCTAATCCTCATTTAGATGGCAAGTTTGATTTTCTTAAAAGTGAAAAAATAGCCAATGATCTACATTCATTTCTGTCTGATAACCACAATGTTATCAGCCTAAGCCTTCCTGATATTCACTGTAGTGCCTGTGTTTATATACTCGAGAATTTAAATGATTTTAACTCTGGAGTAATACAAACTAAAGTGAACTTTGCTCGTCGAAGTGCGCAGGTACATTATAATCCTCAGCAAATCACTTTGACTGATTTAGCAGCTTTACTTTCTTCCATTGGTTATCCACCTGCTTTCCATGCGGATACTAAAGAAAAGCCTACTAAAAAGAGAAATCATAGGCTTTCTATTCAAATTGGCGTGGCCGCTTTTTGCTTTGGAAATATTATGCTGCTCAGTTTTCCGGAGTATTTAGGTATTAAAGAAGGAATGTCACATAGCTTTGACAGGTTCTTCAATTATCTTAACCTGGCTCTTGTTCTGCCATCTGTCTTTTACGCGGGGAGGGGTTATTTTATATCAGCCTATAAAGGATTCACCCAAGGTTTTATCAATATTGATGTACCGATAGCATTAGGTATGCTTATTCTTTTCGTCCGAAGCTCATACGAAATAATAAGTGCTACAGGTGCAGGTTATATGGACTCTTTGGCGGGTCTTATTTTCTTCTTGCTAATAGGCAAATGGTTCCAAAGCAGAACATATGAAAACCTTTCATTTGATAGAGATTATAAAAGCTATTTTCCATTGGCAGTATTACAAATTATAGACAATGAAGAAGTAGCAACGCCCATTCAGCAGCTTAAAAAAGGAGATCATATACTTATTCGTAATCAGGAGATTGTTCCTGCAGATGCTATTCTTTTGTCAGACGAAGCCAATATTGATTATAGCTTTGTTACAGGAGAAGAACGCACCACGCGGGTGAAAAAAGGAGCGCAAATTTTTGCTGGAGGCCGACAGGTAGGTGCTAAGATCCAACTCAGCATTACCAAAGCCACCTCTCAAAGCTATCTAACCAGCCTTTGGAATAATGATACTTTCAAACAGGAAAAAACGAGCTTGAGCCTCGAAGATAAGATAAGCAAATATTTTACAGGTATTATTCTGCTCATAACCATCGTTGCTGCTGTATACTGGTACTTTTATAATCCGACAATGATATGGCTGGTCACTACTTCTGTTCTGATTGTAGCATGTCCATGTGCTCTGGCATTATCAGCCCCTTTCACCCATGGTAATACGCTTAGAATACTTGGCAGAAATAAGTTTTATCTTAAAAGTGCTGATGTGGCCGAGCGATTAACTGAAGTCAATACCATTGTCTTCGATAAAACAGGAACCATTACCACGGCTGACAATGGTGAGGCTAACCAGTGGATTGATAATATCTCAGAGTTTGATCAGCGTATTCTTAAAAGCATGACAGCAAATTCTACCCATCCTTTGAGTCAGAAGATTCATTTGCTTTTGGGTAAAGTAATAGAGGTGGAGTTACAAAATTTTCAAGAGCTGGTAGGGAAGGGGATTGAGGCTGATTACCAGGGGAAAAGGTATAGCTTAGGCTCAGCTTTATGGACATTAGGGCATCAGGCGGAAGAGGGACAAGCTTTCTTTACAGTGGATGGTCACTTAATTTCTTCTTTTCAAATGCATAATTCATATAGATCTGGGCTTCAAAGTATGATGCAAGGCTTATCCAGTCAGTATGATTTGCAGTTGCTTTCAGGGGATAATGCGGCGGAAGAAGGAACTTTGAAGAAGATGATTCCAGAACTTAGTCAGATGATTTTTGGACAAAAGCCAAATGATAAGCTGGCACACGTTAAGTCTATTCAACAGTCTGATTCAAAGGTGCTTATGTTGGGTGATGGATTGAATGATGCTGGTGCGTTAAGTCAAAGTGACGTAGGTATTGCGGTGGCGGAAGACGTATCTTCGTTTTCTCCTGCTTGCGATGCTATCATTGAGGGTAGCATATTTACAAAACTTGGCGATTTTCTGAGGTACTTAAGAGGTGCGAGGCATATCATCATTGCCAGCTTTGTCATATCTTTCTTATATAATATTGTTGGTTTGTCTTTTGCAGTAACAGGTCATTTAACACCTGTTTTTGCAGCTGTACTTATGCCGTTGAGTAGTATTACGGTAGTGGTGTTTACTACCTTGGCGGGCAATTTATGGGCTGAAAAATTGAACTTATAA
- the ccoS gene encoding cbb3-type cytochrome oxidase assembly protein CcoS, which translates to MSVIFVLILVSMVVAGGFLSLFIWAVKSGQFEDTMTPSMRVLFDDKKKKKQQNQNINEAETSSSPV; encoded by the coding sequence ATGTCAGTAATATTTGTATTAATTCTAGTGAGTATGGTGGTAGCCGGAGGGTTCTTATCTCTTTTTATTTGGGCTGTAAAATCAGGCCAGTTCGAAGATACCATGACCCCGTCCATGAGAGTGCTTTTTGACGATAAGAAAAAAAAGAAGCAACAGAACCAGAATATTAATGAGGCGGAAACTTCTTCATCGCCCGTCTAA
- a CDS encoding DUF4136 domain-containing protein, translating into MRAHWLIYILFIGACSTVRVQTSYSPKHDFENYKTWCWLNGCQPSYDGPKGIMDSAFMDKISNEIAIEMQRKGFTQLDDSADILLDYHIVLSRDSSNAGWVQEQDLQFWDPYKEEDYYHFMRGSLIIDITDREQGEIIWKSTSKKVMSLRETMSDAELRKAIRRAMKKFPPH; encoded by the coding sequence ATGCGTGCTCATTGGCTCATTTATATTCTCTTCATAGGTGCTTGCTCCACAGTGAGAGTACAGACTAGCTATAGTCCCAAGCATGATTTCGAAAATTATAAAACCTGGTGTTGGCTTAATGGCTGTCAACCATCATACGATGGCCCAAAGGGCATAATGGATAGTGCTTTTATGGATAAGATTTCAAATGAAATAGCCATAGAAATGCAGAGAAAAGGATTTACACAGCTAGACGATTCCGCGGACATATTACTTGATTATCACATTGTTTTATCCAGAGATTCTTCAAATGCGGGCTGGGTTCAAGAGCAAGATTTACAATTCTGGGATCCATACAAAGAAGAAGATTATTACCACTTTATGCGTGGTTCTCTAATCATAGATATTACCGACAGAGAACAAGGAGAAATCATTTGGAAATCGACCAGCAAGAAGGTAATGTCACTGCGTGAAACAATGAGTGATGCAGAACTTCGTAAGGCTATTAGACGGGCGATGAAGAAGTTTCCGCCTCATTAA
- the hemN gene encoding oxygen-independent coproporphyrinogen III oxidase: protein MKIPEELIAKYNVPVPRYTSYPTVPFWEEKHVDQQQWLKNVKRAFTVSNKEHGISLYIHLPYCESLCTYCACNTRITKNHQVEDSYIDAVLEEWNLYCSQFGERPLIREIHLGGGTPTFFSPENLQRLIIGIIGKAHLHNDYAFSFEGHPNNTTYVHLKALFEVGFRRVSYGVQDLDFKVQKAINRIQPYENVIRATEEARAIGYTSVNFDLVYGLPFQTEASVLDTIEKTLEMKPERIAFYSYAHVPWKRPGQRAYTEKDLPDSSLKRKLYESGKALLLDHGYADIGMDHFALPGDDLYKAYQLKTLHRNFMGYTSNATELLIGLGASAIGDAKYAYAQTVKTVEEYKALVNNGMLPIERGHILSEEDQQIKDFILDIACKGELFWGYNPDLLDFNTSFQLNTMAQEGLIKLYENGLRLTDLGMAFLRNICSVFDKKLQSKKSQQPLFSKAI, encoded by the coding sequence ATGAAAATTCCAGAAGAACTCATTGCCAAGTATAACGTGCCAGTGCCCCGCTACACGAGTTACCCTACCGTACCTTTTTGGGAAGAGAAGCACGTGGATCAGCAACAGTGGTTAAAGAATGTAAAAAGAGCTTTTACAGTTTCTAACAAGGAGCATGGCATAAGCTTATATATTCATTTGCCTTACTGTGAGAGCCTTTGTACTTACTGTGCTTGCAATACTAGAATCACCAAAAATCACCAGGTTGAGGATAGTTATATTGATGCAGTTTTAGAGGAATGGAATCTATATTGTAGCCAATTTGGTGAAAGACCTTTGATCAGGGAAATTCATTTAGGTGGGGGCACACCCACTTTTTTCAGCCCGGAAAATCTTCAGAGGCTCATCATAGGCATCATAGGAAAAGCTCATTTGCACAATGATTACGCTTTTTCATTTGAAGGCCACCCAAACAATACCACCTATGTGCACCTTAAAGCTTTGTTTGAAGTAGGCTTTAGAAGAGTGAGCTACGGTGTACAGGACCTTGATTTTAAGGTGCAAAAAGCCATAAACAGAATACAGCCTTACGAAAATGTCATTAGGGCAACGGAAGAGGCCAGAGCCATCGGATACACATCTGTAAATTTCGATTTGGTCTATGGTTTACCTTTTCAAACAGAGGCTAGTGTACTGGACACTATTGAGAAGACCCTGGAGATGAAGCCAGAGAGAATTGCATTTTATAGCTATGCTCATGTGCCATGGAAAAGGCCAGGACAGAGAGCCTACACTGAAAAGGACCTGCCTGATAGTAGCTTGAAAAGAAAACTATATGAGTCTGGTAAAGCCTTGCTTTTAGATCATGGTTATGCAGACATTGGCATGGACCATTTCGCGCTGCCAGGAGACGATCTTTATAAGGCTTATCAATTAAAAACATTGCATAGAAACTTTATGGGCTACACCTCTAACGCCACAGAACTATTGATAGGACTCGGCGCCAGCGCCATAGGTGATGCCAAATATGCCTATGCTCAGACTGTGAAAACTGTGGAAGAGTATAAGGCTTTGGTGAACAATGGTATGTTACCTATAGAAAGAGGTCACATTCTTTCTGAAGAAGATCAACAAATCAAAGATTTCATCCTCGATATTGCTTGCAAAGGAGAATTGTTTTGGGGATATAACCCTGATCTTCTGGACTTTAACACTTCATTTCAGCTTAACACTATGGCGCAGGAAGGACTGATCAAACTCTATGAAAATGGACTAAGACTTACTGACTTAGGCATGGCTTTTCTAAGAAATATCTGTTCCGTATTCGATAAAAAACTACAAAGCAAAAAGAGTCAACAGCCTCTTTTTAGCAAAGCAATATAA
- a CDS encoding S8 family serine peptidase gives MKPTVYLNHRKAPLGGMLKVLLLVCLSSFTSLLYGQEYFYYYKGEKKPLTLNTKFVYLVTSSSINDAESLQKMINGSEVTQFKSDNSEQTVKVFKQPETHNWAEVQLTKKLTAKSYLTYLSELEANADITEAAPYFTDSEGEKVGLSEYLYVKLKNDKDLAILTKMASELGAEIVGQNKFMPQWFTLRTQANQKLNALEIANKLYESGAFAHAEPDFLLENMTQSSNDPLLADQWGLKNTGQYGGSGIDIKAFDAWDITKGSREVQVAVLDHGFEMNHPDLSGNTFGTGFDTGTGTSPAQVLGSHGTACAGIIAASQDNHRGVSGVAPNAQLISISNSLYLTPTVKQELADGINWAWQNGAEVISNSWGHTSLASALIDNAITNALNNGRGGLGTIVVFAAGNGNGNVSYPANSNPDIISVGAMSPCGERKSPSSCDGEGWGSDYGVNLDVMAPGVLISTTDRQGASGYNPSTTIHPNLGGTLVTTDYTDDDYTIWFNGTSSACPMVAGVAALILSVNDCLTHDEVEDIIEQTAQKVGGYAYGATAGRPNGTWHNEMGYGLVDAEAAVIMAQSMLPTAVNYDIYSKDRPFDTGVEPNPDNGPMWISQDIWVRQSLDGGTKHQNPEYKLYSPNGVYVKVTNRSSVTSECANLSLYFSKASTGLVWPTNWINYNLAGVLNGDKINTVSIPPIAPGATKIIEIPWYPPNPADFVNDIHHFCLLARIESPTDPMYNEQTGVGVGINVKNNNNIAWKNIQVYDNILNISSLYIRGIIKGWSFIDLKFYDRGFQEKISKPFFERGGKVAVKVEPKLFERIKEARLEGVKIVGENMLHIQSPGATIYGIQISSKETFTMDFAFDVDVDPKEEGVILDVLQMGEGKLKLQGGERFVIKASRKGGKFDTPVVEKTELVYPNPSEGEIYLKYEIQSDDVPVSVNIKNALEPAMEQQLFKGKQSRGEHIEQYDVSRLKNGVYILTIKIGEEVKTERIVINNK, from the coding sequence ATGAAACCAACCGTTTATCTAAACCACAGGAAAGCACCATTAGGGGGTATGCTCAAAGTGCTGCTCTTAGTTTGTTTATCATCTTTCACCTCCCTGCTCTACGGACAAGAGTACTTTTACTACTACAAGGGAGAAAAGAAACCTCTTACGCTCAATACGAAATTTGTTTATTTGGTCACGAGTTCCAGCATTAACGATGCTGAAAGTCTGCAAAAGATGATCAATGGCTCAGAAGTAACTCAATTCAAATCTGATAACTCTGAGCAAACTGTAAAGGTCTTTAAACAGCCTGAAACACATAATTGGGCAGAAGTTCAATTGACCAAAAAGCTCACTGCAAAAAGCTACCTAACTTACCTCAGTGAACTGGAAGCTAATGCTGACATCACCGAAGCTGCTCCTTATTTCACAGATAGCGAAGGTGAAAAAGTAGGCTTATCTGAATATCTGTATGTAAAGCTTAAAAATGACAAGGATTTAGCTATTCTGACTAAAATGGCATCAGAGCTTGGAGCTGAAATTGTTGGCCAGAATAAATTTATGCCACAATGGTTCACTCTGAGAACTCAAGCAAATCAAAAATTAAATGCACTAGAAATAGCCAACAAACTTTATGAATCTGGGGCATTTGCGCACGCCGAGCCTGATTTCTTATTAGAAAACATGACTCAGTCCTCAAATGATCCTCTACTGGCTGATCAGTGGGGCTTGAAAAACACAGGTCAGTATGGTGGTTCAGGTATCGACATAAAAGCTTTCGATGCCTGGGACATCACTAAAGGCTCTCGTGAGGTACAAGTGGCAGTGCTTGACCACGGTTTTGAAATGAATCACCCTGACTTATCAGGCAATACTTTCGGAACTGGCTTCGATACAGGTACAGGTACATCACCTGCTCAAGTATTAGGTAGTCATGGCACAGCCTGTGCAGGCATAATTGCGGCATCGCAAGATAACCATCGCGGTGTATCTGGCGTAGCCCCTAATGCGCAACTCATTTCCATTAGTAATTCATTATATCTAACACCTACGGTGAAACAGGAACTGGCCGATGGTATTAACTGGGCCTGGCAAAATGGTGCTGAGGTTATCAGTAACTCCTGGGGCCATACCAGCCTGGCCAGTGCATTGATTGACAATGCCATCACAAATGCGCTAAACAATGGACGAGGTGGCCTGGGAACTATTGTGGTTTTCGCCGCTGGAAATGGCAACGGCAATGTTAGTTATCCAGCAAACAGTAATCCTGATATCATCTCTGTGGGCGCCATGAGCCCTTGTGGTGAAAGAAAGAGCCCATCCTCTTGCGATGGTGAAGGTTGGGGTAGCGACTATGGCGTTAATCTGGATGTAATGGCACCCGGAGTACTGATCTCAACTACTGACAGACAGGGAGCCTCAGGCTACAACCCATCCACCACTATTCATCCTAATCTGGGAGGCACACTTGTAACCACTGATTATACTGATGATGACTATACCATTTGGTTTAACGGAACATCTTCGGCATGCCCTATGGTAGCGGGTGTGGCTGCACTGATTTTGTCTGTCAATGATTGTCTTACACATGATGAAGTAGAGGATATCATAGAGCAAACGGCACAAAAAGTAGGCGGCTACGCTTATGGTGCCACTGCTGGCCGACCTAATGGAACCTGGCACAATGAAATGGGTTATGGCTTAGTAGATGCAGAAGCAGCTGTAATTATGGCTCAGTCAATGTTGCCAACTGCTGTTAATTATGACATCTATTCAAAAGATCGTCCTTTTGATACTGGTGTAGAACCTAACCCTGACAATGGCCCTATGTGGATAAGTCAGGATATCTGGGTAAGACAAAGCCTGGATGGTGGCACTAAACACCAAAACCCTGAGTACAAATTATACTCACCGAACGGTGTTTATGTAAAGGTTACTAACAGAAGTTCTGTTACCAGTGAATGCGCCAACCTTTCACTCTATTTCTCTAAAGCATCTACCGGATTGGTATGGCCAACTAACTGGATCAACTACAACCTGGCTGGCGTATTGAATGGCGATAAAATCAACACCGTATCCATTCCTCCTATTGCTCCAGGAGCAACGAAAATCATTGAGATTCCATGGTACCCACCTAATCCAGCTGATTTCGTTAATGACATCCACCACTTCTGTCTATTAGCCCGTATAGAATCTCCTACTGATCCTATGTACAATGAGCAAACTGGTGTTGGCGTTGGCATTAATGTTAAGAACAATAATAATATAGCTTGGAAAAACATCCAGGTGTATGATAATATTCTAAATATCAGCAGCTTATATATCAGAGGAATTATTAAAGGCTGGAGCTTCATCGATCTAAAGTTCTATGACAGAGGATTCCAGGAAAAAATTAGTAAACCATTCTTTGAAAGAGGAGGTAAAGTGGCCGTGAAGGTAGAACCTAAATTATTCGAAAGAATAAAAGAAGCTCGACTTGAAGGCGTAAAAATTGTAGGTGAAAACATGCTGCATATACAAAGTCCTGGAGCTACTATCTACGGTATCCAAATTAGCAGCAAGGAAACCTTTACCATGGATTTTGCTTTCGATGTAGATGTTGATCCTAAGGAAGAAGGTGTAATCCTTGATGTACTCCAGATGGGAGAAGGAAAGCTTAAACTTCAGGGTGGCGAAAGATTTGTGATTAAAGCATCGAGAAAAGGTGGCAAATTCGATACGCCAGTGGTTGAAAAAACTGAATTAGTTTACCCTAATCCAAGTGAAGGTGAGATTTATCTGAAATATGAGATACAATCAGATGATGTTCCGGTAAGCGTAAATATCAAAAATGCGCTTGAACCTGCTATGGAACAGCAACTTTTCAAAGGCAAGCAAAGTCGTGGCGAGCACATTGAACAATACGATGTTAGCCGCTTGAAAAACGGTGTTTACATACTAACTATTAAAATTGGTGAAGAAGTAAAAACCGAAAGAATCGTGATTAATAATAAGTAA
- a CDS encoding rhodanese-like domain-containing protein, which produces MRYIFTITIMFFFTKTQAQEVESKAYKLMLNTLLSHSVPELSVADVKTTPNIIWLDAREKNEYQVSHIKNANWVGYDDFSIDRVKDISKDAKVIVYCSVGYRSEKISEKLIKAGFKDVQNLYGGIFEWKNQDKTVVNSDNAETEKIHAYSKMWGIWLKKGEKVYE; this is translated from the coding sequence ATGAGATATATTTTCACTATTACCATCATGTTTTTCTTCACCAAAACACAGGCCCAGGAAGTGGAAAGCAAAGCTTACAAGTTGATGCTCAATACATTATTGAGCCATTCAGTGCCTGAATTATCTGTAGCAGATGTCAAAACGACCCCTAACATTATCTGGCTAGATGCCCGTGAGAAGAACGAATATCAAGTTAGTCATATCAAAAATGCCAATTGGGTGGGTTATGATGATTTCTCAATAGACCGTGTGAAAGACATTTCAAAAGATGCCAAAGTGATTGTCTATTGCAGCGTAGGTTATAGAAGTGAAAAAATATCTGAAAAGCTTATTAAAGCCGGCTTCAAAGATGTACAAAACCTTTACGGTGGGATATTTGAATGGAAAAACCAAGACAAAACCGTAGTAAACAGTGACAATGCCGAAACCGAAAAAATCCATGCTTACAGTAAAATGTGGGGAATTTGGCTTAAGAAAGGTGAGAAGGTTTATGAATAA
- a CDS encoding TolB family protein: protein MRICLTLFCLLAAITAFAQQKSDLKYLNQKPPSLKPEIFAPGIISKDGIYEFGSFFNKAGTEFFYAVNVKGKEEIRYSKLEGGSWSEPVTLLNDQGYGCNDPFLSPDEQKLYFISRRPIDGEGKLKDYDIWYVKRTNEGWSDPVNAGANINSEGHEYYISFTNQGDMYFSSNKGGASHDIYKSEYVGGEFQKPVRLGEAVNTSHYEADVFVSPDESYIIFCATRPEGFGEGDLYISFRNEEGAWSKAKNMGREINSKDHELCPFVTSDGKYFFYTSNKGIYWVDAQVIEHLRD from the coding sequence ATGAGAATATGCCTCACGCTATTTTGTTTGTTAGCTGCCATTACTGCTTTTGCACAACAAAAGTCTGATCTAAAATATTTAAACCAGAAGCCTCCATCATTGAAGCCGGAGATTTTTGCACCAGGTATTATTTCAAAGGATGGTATTTATGAATTTGGTTCGTTCTTTAACAAAGCAGGTACAGAGTTTTTTTATGCTGTGAATGTGAAGGGTAAAGAGGAGATTAGATATTCAAAGTTGGAGGGTGGCAGCTGGAGCGAGCCTGTAACACTCTTGAACGATCAAGGATACGGTTGTAATGATCCATTCCTTTCTCCAGACGAGCAGAAGCTTTATTTCATTTCCCGCAGGCCTATAGATGGGGAAGGGAAGCTCAAAGATTATGACATTTGGTATGTAAAAAGAACTAATGAGGGCTGGTCAGATCCGGTAAACGCTGGTGCTAATATAAACTCAGAAGGTCATGAATATTATATTTCATTCACCAACCAAGGAGATATGTATTTTTCGTCTAATAAGGGCGGGGCAAGCCATGATATCTACAAATCAGAGTATGTAGGAGGTGAATTTCAAAAACCTGTACGTCTAGGAGAGGCGGTTAATACATCTCACTATGAGGCAGATGTATTTGTAAGCCCAGATGAATCATATATTATCTTTTGTGCTACCAGGCCGGAAGGATTCGGCGAAGGTGATTTATACATTAGCTTTAGAAATGAGGAGGGGGCCTGGTCCAAAGCCAAAAATATGGGCAGGGAAATTAACAGTAAAGATCATGAGTTATGCCCCTTTGTTACCAGCGATGGTAAGTATTTCTTCTACACCAGTAATAAAGGCATTTATTGGGTAGATGCGCAAGTGATTGAGCACCTGAGAGATTAA
- a CDS encoding AraC family transcriptional regulator gives MESNFIIHQHARQYQWSGECFLSVKSFYKGEAHYQVKHKSYELREGDFLILNECSRYNLTIDTPHDTESFCVFFSPDYVQRHITAYCSTDEQLLDGKENTELVKFIEKKFRSRGPVSSLLEQGQQTDISHKSKLEQEEYYQHLLAAIMYENSGAIREADRLDLKRKSTRVEIYERICCARDFMEAYFYVDLSLSEIAAVAALSENHLLRCFKQIFGTTPFKYISHLRIKEAYRQLKETDKAVSDIARSVGYDSMSNFSSYFKAIIGKSASQIKQGDI, from the coding sequence ATGGAAAGCAATTTTATAATTCATCAGCATGCACGTCAATATCAATGGTCTGGTGAATGTTTTCTTTCCGTAAAATCTTTCTACAAGGGTGAAGCGCATTATCAGGTAAAGCACAAATCATACGAGTTAAGAGAGGGAGATTTCCTTATTCTTAATGAATGCTCCCGCTATAATCTCACTATTGACACACCACATGACACCGAGTCTTTCTGTGTCTTTTTCTCACCTGATTATGTGCAAAGGCATATCACGGCATATTGCTCAACTGATGAACAGCTGCTTGATGGAAAGGAAAATACTGAATTGGTCAAATTCATAGAAAAGAAGTTTAGGTCTAGGGGACCGGTTTCTTCTCTGTTGGAGCAAGGCCAACAAACCGATATTTCCCATAAATCGAAGCTGGAGCAGGAAGAATACTATCAGCATTTATTAGCTGCTATAATGTATGAGAATTCGGGAGCTATTCGAGAAGCTGATAGGCTCGATTTAAAGAGGAAATCAACAAGAGTAGAGATTTACGAGCGTATTTGCTGTGCTCGTGATTTTATGGAAGCTTACTTTTATGTGGATCTTTCTTTATCCGAAATTGCAGCCGTGGCGGCTCTTTCTGAAAATCATCTCCTTAGGTGCTTCAAACAAATTTTTGGTACAACTCCGTTTAAATACATCTCTCATCTCAGAATAAAAGAGGCTTACAGGCAGTTAAAGGAGACCGATAAAGCTGTTTCTGATATTGCGAGGTCCGTAGGTTATGACAGTATGAGCAACTTTAGTAGCTACTTTAAAGCGATAATCGGTAAAAGTGCCTCCCAAATTAAACAAGGTGATATATAG